One genomic segment of Desulforamulus reducens MI-1 includes these proteins:
- a CDS encoding ABC transporter ATP-binding protein: MLKIEDLHVYYGGIHALKGITLEVPENKIVTLVGANGAGKSTTLRAISSLVPIAQGKISFRGQDITKTKTADIVKKGITLVPEGRRIFANLTVLENIQMGAFSRNDKDGIKQDIKNIYEMFPRLKEREWQAAGTLSGGEQQMLAIGRALMSRPVLLMMDEPSLGLAPLLVKEVFRIIKDIYGKGMTILLIEQNATAALQAADYGYVLETGNIVLQGPGKELAANDEIKKAYLGKA, from the coding sequence TTGCTTAAAATTGAAGACTTGCATGTATATTACGGTGGTATCCATGCCCTAAAGGGCATCACTCTGGAGGTACCGGAAAATAAGATTGTTACCCTAGTTGGTGCTAATGGTGCTGGCAAGAGTACCACCCTGCGTGCCATTAGTAGCCTAGTCCCCATTGCCCAGGGGAAGATTAGCTTCCGGGGTCAAGATATAACTAAGACCAAGACCGCAGATATCGTGAAAAAGGGGATTACTCTGGTACCCGAGGGCCGTCGTATTTTTGCCAATCTTACAGTATTGGAAAATATACAGATGGGGGCCTTCTCCCGAAATGATAAGGACGGAATTAAGCAGGATATAAAAAACATATATGAGATGTTTCCTCGATTAAAGGAGAGGGAATGGCAAGCTGCTGGGACCCTTTCTGGTGGTGAACAGCAAATGTTAGCCATTGGCAGGGCATTAATGTCTCGTCCGGTTCTCTTAATGATGGATGAACCTTCTTTGGGATTGGCACCCCTTTTGGTAAAAGAAGTCTTCCGAATTATTAAAGACATCTATGGTAAGGGGATGACCATATTGTTGATTGAGCAGAATGCTACGGCGGCACTGCAAGCAGCCGATTATGGTTATGTGTTGGAAACCGGCAATATCGTCCTTCAGGGTC